From the genome of Bosea sp. Tri-49, one region includes:
- a CDS encoding N-acetylglucosamine-6-phosphate deacetylase: MPVSPGLVDLQINGFAGVDFNDPAITAADLDRALEAMLATGVTHCLPTIITAHPHELIERFWALDEAVAGSRLGPLMCPGYHLEGPFLNPAPGYHGCHPPQAMTAARPELIAEVERGLSRPILMVTLAAEREGAVALTKVLADAGKIVAIGHSAADFDQVSAAADAGLSLSTHLGNGLPQTLHKLANPIFAQLAEDRLMAGFIADGIHVHPRALAALIRAKGFERSILVTDAVVAAAAPVGRYHFAGMAVDRMPDGSVRQEAGLLAGSALCLDEAVRNVVAWCIATPEQAFAMAGSHALAAIRPALETHGIALAEGEVEWSDDLFVRRVRLADQERRYDA; this comes from the coding sequence ATGCCCGTCTCGCCCGGCCTCGTCGACCTCCAGATCAACGGCTTCGCCGGTGTCGATTTCAATGATCCGGCGATCACGGCGGCCGATCTCGACCGAGCGCTGGAGGCGATGCTGGCGACCGGCGTCACGCACTGTCTGCCGACGATCATTACCGCCCATCCGCATGAGCTCATCGAGCGGTTCTGGGCGCTGGATGAAGCCGTCGCTGGGAGCCGGCTCGGGCCATTGATGTGCCCGGGCTATCATCTCGAAGGCCCGTTCCTGAACCCGGCGCCCGGCTATCACGGCTGCCACCCGCCCCAGGCAATGACGGCGGCACGGCCGGAGCTGATCGCTGAGGTCGAGCGCGGCCTGTCGCGGCCGATCCTGATGGTGACGCTCGCCGCCGAGCGCGAAGGCGCGGTCGCCCTGACGAAGGTGCTGGCGGACGCCGGCAAGATCGTCGCCATCGGGCATTCGGCGGCCGATTTCGATCAGGTCTCGGCCGCGGCCGATGCGGGCTTGTCGCTCTCGACCCATCTCGGCAATGGCCTGCCGCAGACGCTGCACAAGCTCGCCAATCCGATCTTCGCCCAGCTCGCCGAGGACCGGCTGATGGCCGGCTTCATCGCCGACGGCATCCATGTCCACCCCAGGGCACTCGCCGCGCTGATCCGGGCCAAGGGCTTCGAGCGCTCGATCCTGGTGACCGATGCGGTGGTGGCCGCCGCCGCGCCGGTCGGTCGCTATCATTTCGCCGGCATGGCCGTCGATCGCATGCCGGATGGCTCGGTCCGGCAGGAAGCGGGCCTGCTCGCCGGCTCGGCGCTCTGCCTGGATGAGGCGGTGCGCAATGTCGTCGCCTGGTGCATCGCGACGCCGGAGCAGGCCTTTGCCATGGCGGGAAGCCACGCGCTCGCCGCGATCCGGCCGGCGCTCGAGACGCATGGCATCGCGCTTGCGGAGGGCGAGGTCGAGTGGTCGGATGATCTTTTCGTCCGGCGGGTTCGCCTCGCCGATCAGGAACGTCGCTACGACGCATGA
- a CDS encoding ABC transporter transmembrane domain-containing protein, which yields MANETKEDQKARPDFSALRSFWPYALAQKQRIAIALVALIVASVATLALPMAVRRVIDVGFSGGEQQLANSYFAILIGVVAILALASSARFYLVMTVGERVVSELRADVFRHLTRLEPAFFDASRAGDLVSRLTADTTQIKSTFASTASIALRNGIMFLGALAMMIFTSPQLSAIVIGAIPLIVLPLVFSGRSVRKRARAAQDRLADASAFAAEAIGAIRTMQSFGAERETTQRFQGASDGAYAASRDATASRAWLSGIAIFLVSASVVLVLWVGATEVFAGRMSGGRLSQFVLYAVLAASSLGQLSEVYGDISAAAGAAGRLGEILATKPAISAPPHPKALPTPPVGALAFDGVSFRYPGRSNLALADLDLTIKPGERVALVGPSGAGKSTVLQLALRFYDPFAGRVVVDGVAGPEADPTEWRSRFALVPQEPTVFGVSVADNIAYGRPGATRAQIEEAAQLAAADGFIRALPDGYDTVIGERGVTLSGGQRQRLAIARAVLKDAPILLLDEATSALDSESERAVQDALDRLMQGRTTLVVAHRLATILSADRILVMEDGRVVEEGTHAALVAKGGLYARLAALQFGLEAA from the coding sequence GTGGCGAACGAGACCAAGGAAGACCAAAAGGCGCGGCCGGATTTCAGCGCGCTGCGCTCGTTCTGGCCCTACGCGCTGGCGCAGAAGCAACGGATCGCCATCGCGCTCGTCGCGCTGATCGTCGCCTCGGTGGCGACGCTGGCACTGCCCATGGCGGTGAGACGCGTCATCGATGTCGGCTTCTCCGGTGGCGAGCAGCAGCTGGCGAATTCCTATTTCGCAATCCTGATCGGGGTCGTCGCTATCCTGGCGCTGGCGAGCTCGGCCCGATTCTATCTTGTGATGACGGTCGGCGAGCGCGTCGTCTCGGAGCTGCGCGCCGACGTCTTCCGGCACCTGACCCGGCTCGAGCCGGCCTTCTTTGATGCCAGCCGGGCCGGCGATCTGGTCTCGCGCCTGACCGCCGACACCACGCAGATCAAGTCGACCTTCGCCTCGACCGCCTCGATCGCGCTGCGCAACGGGATCATGTTCCTCGGCGCGCTGGCGATGATGATTTTCACCAGCCCGCAGCTCTCGGCGATCGTCATCGGAGCGATCCCGCTGATCGTGCTGCCGCTGGTCTTCTCCGGTCGCAGCGTGCGCAAGCGCGCCCGCGCCGCGCAGGACCGGCTCGCCGACGCCTCTGCCTTCGCCGCCGAGGCGATCGGCGCGATCCGGACGATGCAATCCTTCGGCGCCGAGCGCGAGACGACGCAGCGCTTCCAGGGCGCATCGGACGGCGCCTATGCCGCCTCGCGCGATGCAACGGCCTCGCGCGCCTGGCTCTCCGGCATCGCGATCTTCCTGGTCTCGGCCAGCGTCGTGCTGGTGCTCTGGGTGGGCGCGACCGAGGTCTTCGCCGGACGGATGAGCGGCGGGCGCCTGTCGCAGTTCGTGCTCTACGCCGTGCTGGCGGCGAGCTCGCTCGGCCAGCTCTCGGAAGTCTATGGCGACATCTCGGCTGCAGCCGGCGCTGCCGGACGGCTCGGCGAGATCCTCGCGACCAAGCCGGCGATTTCAGCCCCGCCCCATCCCAAGGCATTGCCCACACCGCCGGTCGGCGCCCTCGCCTTCGACGGCGTCTCGTTCCGCTATCCCGGCCGCAGCAACCTCGCGCTCGCCGATCTCGACCTCACGATCAAGCCGGGCGAGCGGGTCGCGCTGGTTGGCCCATCCGGCGCCGGCAAGAGCACGGTGCTGCAATTGGCGCTGCGCTTCTACGACCCCTTCGCCGGCCGCGTCGTTGTCGACGGCGTCGCCGGGCCGGAGGCCGATCCGACCGAGTGGCGCAGCCGCTTTGCGCTGGTGCCGCAAGAGCCGACCGTGTTCGGCGTCTCGGTCGCCGACAACATCGCCTATGGCCGTCCCGGCGCGACCCGCGCACAAATCGAGGAAGCCGCGCAGCTCGCCGCCGCCGACGGCTTCATCCGCGCTTTGCCCGATGGTTACGACACCGTCATCGGCGAGCGCGGCGTCACTTTATCAGGCGGCCAGCGCCAGCGGCTTGCCATTGCGCGCGCCGTGCTGAAGGACGCGCCGATCCTGCTGCTCGACGAGGCGACCTCGGCGCTCGATTCGGAAAGCGAGCGCGCCGTGCAGGACGCGCTCGACCGGCTGATGCAGGGGCGGACCACGCTGGTCGTCGCCCACCGGCTCGCCACCATCCTCTCCGCCGATCGTATCCTGGTGATGGAGGACGGGCGGGTGGTCGAGGAAGGCACGCATGCCGCCCTCGTCGCCAAGGGCGGGCTCTATGCGCGCCTCGCCGCACTCCAGTTCGGGCTGGAGGCGGCCTAG
- the tkt gene encoding transketolase codes for MTTPAIDRALHERLANAIRSLTMDGVEQAKSGHPGLPMGAADVATVLFTRILKYDAAEPRWPDRDRFVLSAGHGSMLIYALLYLTGTPGLELDDLKKFRQLESKTPGHPENFMTPGVETTTGPLGQGLATAVGMAMAERMLAAEFGKKLVDHKTYVLASDGDLMEGISQEAIALAGHQKLNKLIVLWDDNGISIDGPLSISDSVDQLARFKACGWKAERVDGHDPDAIEAAIRRAQKSNKPTLIACKTVIGFGAPKKAGTSKAHGEPLGAEELAAAKKALGITGGPFEVAADVLKAWRGFGATGFAERKAWNARLAATSGRNRGEFERRLAHTVPAKLAKTLVAHKKALAASPVTVATRKASELALDVIVPVMPELVSGSADLTPSNNTRAKGFEDFTPKTPKGRYVRYGIREHGMAAAMNGITLHGGFRTAGGTFLVFADYARPSMRLAALMGLPVVYVMTHDSIGLGEDGPTHQPIEQIASLRAMPNMRVLRPADAIETAEAWQIALERTDGPTVLALSRQNLTPVRTDGTATNRSAKGAYELLAAEGGKAQVSLFASGSEVEIAVAARKLLAEKGIRARVVSVPSLEALLEQDEATKAAIIGEAPIKIAVEAAVRFGWDGVIGADGGFVGMSSFGASAPYKEVYKHFGITPEAVAEAAIKRHNG; via the coding sequence ATGACGACGCCCGCGATCGACCGCGCTTTGCACGAGCGGCTCGCCAACGCCATCCGCTCCCTCACCATGGATGGCGTCGAGCAGGCGAAGTCCGGCCATCCTGGCCTGCCGATGGGCGCGGCCGATGTCGCGACCGTGCTGTTCACCCGCATCCTGAAATATGATGCGGCCGAGCCGCGCTGGCCCGACCGCGATCGCTTCGTGCTCTCGGCCGGCCATGGCTCGATGCTGATCTACGCGCTGCTCTATCTCACCGGCACGCCGGGCCTGGAGCTCGACGACCTCAAGAAGTTCCGCCAGCTCGAATCGAAGACGCCGGGCCATCCCGAGAACTTCATGACCCCCGGCGTCGAGACCACGACCGGCCCGCTCGGCCAGGGGCTCGCCACCGCCGTCGGCATGGCGATGGCCGAGCGCATGCTCGCCGCCGAGTTCGGCAAGAAGCTGGTTGACCACAAGACCTATGTGCTCGCCTCCGACGGCGACCTGATGGAGGGCATCAGCCAGGAGGCGATCGCGCTCGCCGGCCATCAGAAGCTGAACAAGCTGATCGTGCTCTGGGACGACAATGGCATCTCGATCGACGGGCCGCTCTCCATCTCCGACTCGGTCGACCAGCTCGCCCGCTTCAAGGCCTGCGGCTGGAAGGCCGAGCGCGTCGACGGGCATGATCCCGATGCGATCGAGGCGGCAATCCGCCGCGCCCAGAAGTCGAACAAGCCGACCCTGATCGCCTGCAAGACCGTGATCGGCTTCGGCGCGCCGAAGAAGGCCGGCACCTCCAAGGCGCATGGCGAGCCGCTCGGCGCCGAGGAACTCGCCGCTGCCAAGAAGGCACTCGGCATCACCGGCGGGCCGTTCGAGGTTGCCGCCGATGTGCTCAAGGCCTGGCGCGGCTTTGGCGCGACCGGCTTCGCCGAGCGCAAGGCCTGGAACGCGCGCCTTGCGGCGACCTCCGGGCGCAACCGCGGCGAGTTCGAGCGTCGCCTCGCCCACACCGTGCCGGCCAAGCTCGCCAAGACGCTGGTCGCCCACAAGAAGGCGCTGGCCGCGAGCCCTGTCACGGTCGCGACCCGCAAGGCGTCCGAACTGGCACTGGATGTGATCGTGCCGGTAATGCCGGAGCTGGTCTCGGGCTCGGCCGACCTGACGCCCTCCAACAACACCCGCGCCAAGGGCTTCGAGGACTTCACGCCGAAGACCCCCAAGGGCCGCTATGTTCGCTATGGCATCCGTGAGCACGGCATGGCCGCGGCGATGAACGGCATCACGCTGCATGGCGGCTTCCGCACCGCCGGAGGCACCTTCCTGGTCTTCGCCGATTATGCCCGCCCGTCGATGCGGCTCGCCGCGCTGATGGGGCTGCCGGTGGTCTATGTCATGACCCATGATTCGATCGGCCTCGGTGAGGACGGCCCGACCCACCAGCCGATCGAGCAGATCGCTTCGCTGCGGGCGATGCCGAACATGCGTGTGCTGCGCCCGGCCGATGCGATCGAGACGGCGGAGGCCTGGCAGATCGCGCTGGAGCGCACCGATGGACCGACCGTGCTGGCGCTCTCGCGCCAGAACCTGACGCCGGTCCGCACCGACGGCACGGCGACCAATCGCTCGGCCAAGGGCGCCTATGAGCTTTTGGCAGCCGAAGGCGGCAAGGCGCAGGTTTCGCTCTTCGCCTCGGGCTCCGAGGTCGAGATCGCGGTCGCTGCCCGCAAGCTGTTGGCCGAGAAGGGCATTCGCGCCCGCGTCGTCTCGGTGCCCTCGCTCGAAGCGCTGCTGGAGCAGGACGAGGCGACCAAGGCTGCGATCATCGGCGAGGCGCCGATCAAGATCGCGGTCGAGGCGGCCGTGCGCTTCGGCTGGGATGGCGTGATCGGCGCCGATGGCGGCTTCGTCGGCATGTCCTCCTTCGGGGCGAGCGCGCCCTACAAGGAGGTCTACAAGCATTTCGGCATCACGCCGGAGGCGGTGGCCGAGGCGGCGATCAAGCGTCACAATGGCTGA
- the gap gene encoding type I glyceraldehyde-3-phosphate dehydrogenase gives MTVKVAINGFGRIGRNVLRAIIESKRKDIEVVAINDLGPVETNAHLFRFDSVHGRFPGTVTVSGDTIDVGRGPIKVTAIRDPKDLPHKALGVDIALECTGIFTTRDKAAAHLAAGAKRVLVSAPCDGADLTVVFGVNNEALTKDHIVVSNASCTTNCLAPVVRVLHDAVGIDKGFMTTIHAYTGDQPTLDTMHKDLYRGRAAAMSMIPTSTGAAKAIGLVIPELKGRLDGTSIRVPTPNVSVVDFKFIAKRKTTVEKINEAIIKASKRGALKGILAVTDQPNVSIDFNHDPASSTFALDQTKVMDEKFVRILTWYDNEWGFSNRMSDTAVAMAKLI, from the coding sequence ATGACGGTCAAGGTGGCGATCAACGGCTTCGGTCGTATCGGACGCAACGTGCTGCGCGCGATCATCGAGTCGAAGCGCAAGGACATCGAGGTCGTGGCGATCAACGATCTCGGCCCGGTCGAGACCAACGCCCATCTCTTCCGCTTCGACTCCGTGCATGGCCGCTTTCCCGGCACGGTTACCGTCTCCGGCGACACGATCGATGTCGGCCGCGGCCCGATCAAGGTGACCGCGATCCGCGATCCCAAGGACCTGCCGCACAAGGCGCTCGGCGTCGACATCGCGCTGGAATGCACCGGCATCTTCACCACCCGCGACAAGGCGGCGGCCCATCTCGCGGCTGGCGCCAAGCGCGTGCTGGTCTCGGCCCCTTGCGACGGCGCCGACCTGACGGTCGTCTTCGGCGTCAACAACGAGGCCCTGACCAAGGACCACATCGTCGTCTCGAACGCCTCCTGCACCACCAACTGCCTGGCCCCGGTGGTCAGGGTGCTGCATGACGCCGTCGGCATCGACAAGGGCTTCATGACCACGATCCATGCCTATACCGGCGACCAGCCGACGCTGGATACGATGCACAAGGATCTCTATCGTGGCCGCGCCGCGGCGATGTCGATGATTCCGACCTCGACCGGCGCCGCCAAGGCGATCGGCCTCGTCATTCCCGAACTCAAGGGCCGGCTCGACGGCACCTCGATCCGCGTGCCGACGCCGAACGTCTCGGTCGTCGACTTCAAGTTCATCGCGAAGCGCAAGACCACGGTCGAGAAGATCAATGAGGCCATCATCAAGGCGAGCAAGCGCGGCGCGCTGAAGGGCATCCTTGCCGTCACCGACCAGCCCAACGTCTCGATCGACTTTAACCATGATCCGGCCTCGTCGACCTTTGCGCTCGACCAGACCAAGGTCATGGACGAGAAGTTCGTCCGCATCCTCACCTGGTACGACAATGAGTGGGGCTTCTCGAATCGCATGAGCGACACTGCTGTCGCCATGGCGAAGCTGATCTGA
- a CDS encoding ankyrin repeat domain-containing protein, translated as MSDPTRELTSRSTLETIRRQAKRWLKEIEAGDGEAIARFRKLIPNHAGAAKLREVQYALARDYGLANWAALKQELAAREAAARGHAALVALFLEKSALRYGVRPGTQSWGEYEADRPARGALAQHLLERHPEIAGDSIHTAVAAHDLEAVRAFLGRDGALADKPSDFDGWTPLVRLAFSRLPNEALSRNAVAIAQLLLDHDADPNALFSDGSNHFTPLTGVIGGGEGNQPPHPQAKALARLLIACGADPLNGQALYNSSLGADDVSWLDLLWSETEKRGEGARWHEPVRELPAPPLDYLLGNAVPRQPKRAAWLLAHGARAQTVNAYSKQSLVKQAMLDGRSDLVRLLVENGASPVELGGQEAFTAAVARGDETEARRLLDGNPDFRLAPAPLLVAIRQGKPEIATLALRLGVSPDAGTRDGVRALHEAAGSDAIEIVALLVDAGAEIDPIERRYGSTPLGWARHQGASAAQIYLASRSRDIEALCEAGEIERLEILFAREPALANAPARSGEPPLFCLPDDDTSACDLVEFLLAAGADPAARNKQELTPAQAARKRGLLDAATLLEAALQPVG; from the coding sequence ATGTCTGATCCCACCCGCGAACTCACGTCCCGTTCGACCCTCGAGACCATCCGCCGCCAGGCCAAGCGCTGGCTGAAAGAGATCGAGGCCGGCGATGGCGAAGCGATCGCCCGTTTCCGCAAGCTGATCCCGAACCATGCCGGCGCGGCCAAGCTGCGCGAGGTCCAGTATGCGCTCGCCCGCGACTATGGGCTGGCGAACTGGGCGGCGCTGAAGCAGGAGCTCGCCGCGCGCGAGGCTGCGGCGCGCGGCCATGCCGCGCTCGTCGCGCTGTTCCTGGAGAAATCGGCGCTGCGCTACGGCGTCAGGCCCGGCACGCAAAGCTGGGGCGAGTACGAGGCCGACCGCCCGGCGCGCGGCGCGCTGGCGCAGCACCTGCTCGAACGCCATCCGGAGATCGCCGGCGACAGCATCCACACCGCCGTCGCTGCGCACGATCTCGAAGCCGTTCGTGCCTTCCTCGGCAGGGATGGGGCGCTCGCTGACAAGCCGAGCGATTTCGACGGCTGGACACCTCTGGTTCGTCTCGCCTTCAGCCGCCTGCCGAACGAGGCGCTGTCACGCAACGCCGTCGCGATCGCGCAGCTCCTGCTCGACCATGACGCCGACCCGAACGCTCTGTTCAGCGACGGCAGCAACCACTTCACCCCTTTGACCGGCGTCATCGGCGGCGGCGAGGGCAACCAGCCACCGCATCCGCAGGCCAAAGCGCTGGCGCGGCTGCTGATCGCCTGCGGCGCCGATCCGCTCAACGGCCAGGCGCTCTACAACTCGTCGCTCGGTGCCGACGATGTCTCCTGGCTCGACCTGCTCTGGAGCGAGACGGAGAAGCGCGGGGAGGGCGCGCGCTGGCACGAGCCCGTGCGCGAATTGCCTGCGCCGCCGCTCGACTATCTGCTCGGCAACGCCGTGCCGCGCCAGCCGAAACGTGCCGCCTGGCTCCTCGCCCATGGCGCCCGGGCCCAGACGGTCAACGCCTATTCGAAGCAGAGCCTGGTCAAACAGGCCATGCTCGATGGCCGGAGCGATCTCGTTCGCCTGCTGGTCGAGAATGGCGCGAGCCCGGTCGAACTCGGCGGACAGGAAGCGTTCACCGCGGCGGTCGCGCGTGGCGACGAGACCGAGGCGCGCCGGCTGCTCGACGGTAATCCGGATTTCCGGCTCGCCCCGGCTCCGCTGCTCGTCGCGATCCGGCAAGGCAAGCCGGAGATCGCGACGCTGGCGCTGCGTCTTGGCGTCTCGCCGGATGCAGGGACCCGCGACGGCGTCCGCGCCTTGCACGAGGCGGCGGGCAGTGATGCGATCGAGATCGTCGCGCTGCTAGTCGATGCGGGTGCCGAGATTGATCCGATCGAGCGTCGCTATGGCTCGACCCCGCTCGGCTGGGCCCGCCATCAGGGTGCAAGCGCCGCGCAGATCTATCTCGCCTCGCGCAGCCGCGACATCGAAGCCCTGTGCGAGGCCGGCGAGATCGAGCGGCTGGAGATTCTGTTCGCCAGGGAGCCGGCGCTCGCCAATGCGCCCGCCCGCTCGGGCGAGCCGCCGCTGTTCTGCCTGCCGGACGACGACACCAGCGCCTGCGATCTCGTCGAATTCCTGCTGGCGGCAGGGGCCGACCCGGCTGCGCGGAACAAGCAGGAACTGACGCCCGCGCAGGCGGCGCGCAAGCGAGGCCTGCTGGATGCCGCTACGCTGCTGGAAGCGGCTCTCCAGCCGGTAGGCTGA
- a CDS encoding ABC transporter substrate-binding protein, protein MTKHLHGIDRRTVLGGLGALAAGGPALAASPPLPTSPVVISVMDVGGALALMQKAFEDYRAANPKLVSRIAFVKAPAPELASKLKAQQDAGKVDLDLILTGSDGLAAGLDQKLWQKILPDFADKFPNIEANYEPAALNLHKVQGDGFGVVVNYYPSGPLLEYMPDRVKSPPTTAEELLAWAKANPNKFMYARPTNSGPGRTFMMGLPYILGDKDPQDPVGGWDKTWAYLQELGQYIEYYPAGTGATMKEFGDGSRDIIISTTGWDINPRALGIVPKEAKIQTLKGFHWVSDAFFMCVPKGLPNDRLAVVLDIMAHVLTPKMQAYSYDEGYLYPGPAVKNVPLSLAPEASQKVIAEFGRPEYADLIANNPIELPLKPDKMVVAFRKWDELVGAKRAK, encoded by the coding sequence ATGACCAAGCATCTTCATGGCATCGACCGCCGCACCGTGCTCGGCGGCCTCGGCGCGCTTGCCGCCGGCGGCCCGGCGCTTGCCGCTTCGCCGCCGCTGCCGACCAGCCCGGTCGTGATCAGCGTCATGGATGTCGGCGGCGCGCTCGCGCTGATGCAGAAGGCCTTCGAGGACTACCGCGCTGCCAATCCCAAGCTGGTCTCGCGCATCGCCTTCGTGAAGGCGCCGGCGCCCGAGCTCGCCAGCAAGCTCAAGGCGCAGCAGGATGCCGGCAAGGTCGATCTCGACCTGATCCTGACCGGCAGTGACGGCCTTGCCGCCGGCCTCGACCAGAAGCTCTGGCAGAAGATCCTGCCCGACTTTGCTGACAAGTTCCCGAACATCGAGGCCAATTACGAGCCGGCGGCGCTCAACCTGCACAAGGTGCAGGGCGATGGCTTCGGCGTCGTCGTCAACTACTATCCCTCCGGCCCGTTGCTCGAATACATGCCGGACCGGGTCAAGAGCCCGCCGACCACGGCCGAGGAGCTCCTCGCCTGGGCCAAGGCCAACCCGAACAAGTTCATGTATGCCCGCCCGACCAATTCCGGCCCGGGCCGCACCTTCATGATGGGGCTGCCCTACATCCTCGGCGACAAGGACCCGCAGGACCCAGTCGGCGGCTGGGACAAGACCTGGGCTTATCTGCAGGAGCTTGGCCAGTACATCGAGTACTATCCGGCCGGCACTGGCGCGACGATGAAGGAGTTCGGCGACGGCTCGCGCGACATCATCATCTCGACCACTGGCTGGGACATCAATCCGCGGGCGCTCGGCATCGTGCCGAAGGAAGCCAAGATCCAGACGCTGAAGGGCTTCCACTGGGTCTCGGACGCCTTCTTCATGTGCGTGCCCAAGGGCCTGCCCAATGACCGGCTCGCCGTGGTGCTCGACATCATGGCGCATGTGCTGACGCCGAAGATGCAGGCCTATTCCTATGACGAGGGCTATCTTTATCCGGGCCCGGCGGTGAAGAACGTGCCGCTCTCGCTGGCGCCGGAGGCGAGCCAGAAGGTCATCGCCGAATTCGGCCGACCGGAATATGCCGACCTGATCGCCAACAACCCGATCGAGCTGCCGCTGAAGCCCGACAAGATGGTCGTCGCCTTCAGGAAGTGGGACGAGCTGGTGGGGGCGAAGCGGGCGAAGTGA
- a CDS encoding putative glycolipid-binding domain-containing protein gives MSFRPTAELAGGRNVRWRALEGDGLEHLTLRTDANGFRAEAALIGEREGRRFGATYRIDCDPDFMVRAFEITTTDGRGLAMTRRDGAWHDSARGHLPAFDGCIDIDLSATPFTNTLPIRRCSWQPGQQRRIAMLFVPFDSFEPFVTEQVYTCLAPRLFRFETADGSFTAELPVDEDGLVMDYPSLFQRL, from the coding sequence ATGAGCTTCCGCCCGACCGCCGAACTCGCGGGCGGGCGCAATGTCCGCTGGCGGGCACTGGAAGGCGACGGGCTCGAACATCTCACACTCCGGACAGATGCGAACGGTTTTCGCGCCGAGGCCGCGCTGATCGGCGAGCGCGAAGGACGGCGCTTCGGCGCGACCTATCGGATCGACTGCGATCCTGATTTCATGGTCCGCGCTTTCGAGATAACGACGACCGATGGCCGTGGTCTCGCCATGACGCGGCGCGACGGCGCCTGGCACGACAGCGCGCGCGGCCATCTGCCGGCCTTCGACGGCTGCATCGATATCGACCTCTCCGCTACGCCCTTCACCAACACGCTGCCGATCCGCCGCTGCTCCTGGCAGCCGGGCCAGCAGCGGCGCATCGCCATGCTGTTCGTGCCCTTCGACAGCTTCGAGCCCTTCGTCACCGAGCAGGTCTACACCTGCCTTGCACCGAGGCTCTTCCGGTTCGAGACGGCCGATGGCAGTTTCACCGCCGAGCTTCCGGTCGACGAGGATGGCCTCGTCATGGATTATCCCAGCCTGTTTCAACGCCTGTAA
- a CDS encoding glucosamine-6-phosphate deaminase has protein sequence MIDIRITPDKNELGRQAAALGAETIRAAIARHGEATIIVATGASQFEMLQNLVAAEGIDWSKVTAFHLDEYVGLPESHPASFRGYLKERFLAPLAVKPAFVPVNGEGDPTAETKRLNALIAGRRIDLCFAGFGENCHLAFNDPPADFETNEPYIVVTLDEACRNQQFGEGWFESLKAVPEQAISMSIRQILKSELIILSVPDTRKAQAVKDALEGEITPLHPASILQRHPNTVLFLDPPAASLLKKG, from the coding sequence ATGATCGATATCCGCATCACCCCTGATAAGAACGAGCTCGGCCGGCAGGCGGCAGCGCTAGGCGCCGAGACGATCCGTGCTGCGATTGCCCGCCATGGCGAGGCGACGATCATCGTCGCCACCGGCGCGAGCCAGTTCGAGATGCTGCAGAACCTCGTCGCGGCCGAGGGCATCGACTGGTCGAAGGTCACCGCCTTCCATCTCGACGAATATGTCGGCCTGCCGGAAAGCCACCCGGCGAGCTTCCGCGGTTATCTGAAAGAGCGCTTCCTAGCGCCGCTCGCGGTCAAGCCGGCCTTCGTTCCGGTCAATGGTGAGGGCGATCCCACCGCCGAGACGAAGCGCCTCAATGCTTTGATCGCCGGGCGGCGCATCGATCTTTGCTTCGCCGGTTTCGGCGAGAACTGCCATCTCGCCTTCAATGATCCGCCTGCCGATTTCGAGACGAACGAGCCTTATATCGTCGTCACCCTCGACGAGGCCTGCCGGAACCAGCAATTCGGCGAGGGCTGGTTCGAGAGCCTCAAGGCGGTGCCGGAGCAGGCGATCTCGATGAGTATCCGCCAGATCCTGAAGAGCGAGCTGATCATCCTGTCGGTACCGGACACCCGCAAGGCGCAGGCGGTGAAGGATGCCCTCGAAGGCGAGATCACGCCGCTGCACCCGGCCTCGATCCTTCAGCGCCATCCCAACACGGTGCTGTTCCTCGATCCGCCGGCCGCCTCGCTGCTGAAAAAGGGTTGA
- the rpmE gene encoding 50S ribosomal protein L31, producing the protein MKTGIHPDYHTIKVVMTDGTEYFTRSTLGKEGDTLNLDIDPKTHPAWTGGTQHMLDRGGRVSRFNSRFGALGALGKK; encoded by the coding sequence ATGAAGACCGGCATTCATCCCGACTACCACACCATCAAGGTCGTCATGACCGATGGCACCGAATACTTCACCCGTTCGACGCTGGGCAAGGAGGGCGACACCCTCAACCTCGACATCGACCCGAAGACCCACCCGGCCTGGACCGGCGGCACCCAGCATATGCTGGACCGTGGCGGCCGCGTCTCGCGCTTCAACTCGCGTTTCGGCGCGCTGGGCGCCCTCGGCAAGAAGTAA